The Anastrepha ludens isolate Willacy chromosome 2, idAnaLude1.1, whole genome shotgun sequence genome contains a region encoding:
- the LOC128855665 gene encoding uncharacterized protein LOC128855665 — MATPTALTATIPPTTATPTKVMSATVPAMPLKKAGPPVPPRPSHATAHAAAGLLKTQRNGESVMNAAAIQSRSATTTTTATAIPSPTSTSSAMRSSLNGHVSVEQHNNSQHPIIQKKPSLSSVGAGAGGRTVIYKSPSMSAPKRPETVSSTAVTAPTTRSATNIGLKPPLKLRKAPDIPTMKNKTTTVQCDVNTVLEKDGGVVISKVPVSSVTGKSPPPPPAAATATSSLVSAKAVSNASDNVVIVQTASSVVNLSRHHSMGSGSPKSQSQACNLKDTRLSLGRADFERVGKIQLDQLPTSVQPLPRPRKIVKVPVATMDLDDSSSANGAQSNSSGGGIFRRSKTTLDNFTSRANITTINTAGVANTFLGGRTAELKNNLKNAAERLFSEIIVSQQRHGHESPIITKHEPALQHQALLAQELAAQHPNAGGASVTVVTTGETANNCTRININTNDSAQASTVGQVKNLLQSTSEKKTAFHEILISELAAMRGRSSSMENLTSAETPKSIKKAQTPLSSPVSEPITKITTATNINNTTTTTSVATTKVSSNNITNNSSNSGLIKTYNNNARQRRNSIEDQDPDTEDVDADNVEDTEDGDEDELQKNIRNTTLNGVGTPRKRCPSGCSSDSSPYGTERSARIRTSDWIEVGDNGKEVTMTSCHISLEDSGLEDEERLDEMSSLGVGDSWDSVKEAENMKRCRSVKR, encoded by the coding sequence ATGGCAACGCCAACAGCACTTACGGCCACAATACCACCAACTACTGCTACACCAACAAAAGTGATGTCTGCAACGGTGCCGGCAATGCCGTTGAAAAAAGCTGGACCGCCCGTTCCACCGAGGCCATCGCATGCAACAGCACACGCAGCAGCGGGTTTATTGAAAACACAACGCAACGGCGAATCAGTTATGAATGCTGCGGCAATACAGAGTCgtagtgcaacaacaacaacaacagcaacagcaatccCATCACCAACATCAACCAGTTCTGCTATGCGTTCGTCTTTGAATGGCCACGTGAGTGTTGAGCAGCACAACAATTCACAACATCCGATCATACAGAAGAAGCCATCATTGAGCTCAGTTGGAGCCGGAGCTGGCGGTCGTACAGTTATCTACAAGTCACCCTCAATGAGTGCACCCAAACGTCCGGAAACCGTATCGTCCACTGCGGTTACTGCGCCTACTACAAGGTCGGCTACGAATATCGGTCTCAAGCCACCGTTGAAGCTACGCAAAGCCCCCGATATACCgacaatgaaaaacaaaacaacaaccgtCCAATGTGATGTGAACACTGTGCTCGAGAAAGATGGTGGTGTCGTCATCAGCAAAGTGCCTGTTAGTAGTGTGACCGGCAAAAGTCCTCCGCCAccaccagcagcagcaacagcaacaagcaGCTTAGTGAGTGCAAAAGCTGTGTCTAATGCAAGTGACAATGTTGTTATCGTCCAAACCGCGTCAAGCGTCGTCAATCTCAGTCGTCATCACTCTATGGGTAGCGGCTCGCCGAAATCGCAGTCGCAGGCGTGCAATCTCAAGGATACACGTCTGAGCTTGGGTCGCGCGGATTTCGAGCGTGTCGGCAAGATACAGCTCGATCAATTACCCACTTCTGTGCAGCCATTGCCACGTCCACGTAAAATTGTTAAGGTACCTGTTGCCACAATGGACTTGGATGATTCGTCCTCCGCAAATGGTGCACAATCGAACTCGTCGGGTGGCGGCATTTTCCGTCGTTCGAAAACTACACTCGACAATTTCACATCACGTGCCAATATCACTACGATCAATACGGCAGGCGTGGCCAACACGTTTCTTGGCGGTCGAACAGCTGAGTTGAAGAATAATTTGAAGAATGCGGCCGAACGTTTGTTCTCGGAAATTATAGTAAGTCAGCAGCGTCATGGTCACGAGTCGCCTATAATCACGAAACACGAGCCTGCTCTGCAACATCAGGCGCTGTTGGCACAGGAGTTGGCTGCGCAGCACCCCAATGCGGGCGGCGCTTCGGTAACTGTCGTCACAACCGGTGAGACGGCTAACAATTGCACGCGCATAAATATTAATACGAATGATAGCGCTCAGGCTTCGACGGTGGGtcaagtaaaaaatttactcCAATCAACGAGCGAGAAAAAGACAGCTTTCCATGAGATACTCATATCCGAATTGGCAGCAATGCGTGGCAGAAGTAGTTCCATGGAGAACCTGACTAGTGCAGAGACACCTAAATCGATTAAAAAAGCGCAGACGCCACTAAGTAGTCCAGTATCCGAGCCGATTACTAAGATCACAACAGCAACGAACATCaataacacaacaacaacaacgtcagtAGCAACAACGAAAGTATCatcaaataatataacaaataacTCCTCGAACAGTGGCCTCATCAAAACCTACAATAATAATGCACGCCAACGCCGCAATTCAATAGAGGATCAAGATCCCGACACGGAAGATGTCGATGCCGATAATGTGGAGGACACAGAAGATGGCGATGAAGACGAATTGCAGAAGAATATTCGCAACACTACATTGAATGGTGTCGGTACACCTAGGAAGCGTTGTCCTTCTGGCTGCTCGTCGGACTCCTCGCCATACGGCACTGAACGCTCGGCACGCATACGCACTTCCGATTGGATTGAGGTGGGCGATAATGGTAAAGAAGTGACCATGACTAGCTGTCACATTAGTTTGGAGGATTCGGGTTTGGAAGATGAGGAACGTTTGGATGAAATGTCATCGCTGGGCGTGGGCGATTCCTGGGACAGTGTAAAGGAGGCAGAAAATATGAAACGGTGCCGCAGTGTGAAGAGGTGA